A single region of the Kineosporiaceae bacterium SCSIO 59966 genome encodes:
- a CDS encoding NERD domain-containing protein — MSVTGAAGGGAEDMARRAAAREAELVEQLARARRNRQAWEAGAAGERAVARALEALGENGWRVLHDVHWPGRPKANLDHVAIGPGGVIVIDAKNWSGTVSVHDGVLRQNGYRRDQVPVAVCAAAGAVTALLTPQHRSAVRAVVCLIQQPLNPQTLPPGAVLVGLTGLAPWLRSLPPVLRPEEVSALHASLRRHLAGPHSPELATTAALAQRAPTVLARPTGLPRNPPRMPPGRRGPSVGRGVPSSEGGRGLKAAVAVGVIVMSLLWLNSLTAGLLRATAPTVPAVPTVSAASPAPPGVVGQP; from the coding sequence GTGTCCGTGACAGGAGCTGCGGGCGGTGGGGCCGAGGACATGGCCCGCCGCGCTGCGGCGCGCGAGGCCGAGCTGGTCGAGCAGCTGGCCAGGGCGCGGCGCAACCGTCAGGCCTGGGAGGCCGGCGCTGCGGGCGAGCGGGCGGTCGCCCGCGCGCTGGAAGCACTGGGCGAGAACGGCTGGCGTGTCCTGCACGACGTCCACTGGCCCGGGCGGCCCAAGGCCAACCTCGACCACGTCGCGATCGGACCCGGCGGCGTCATTGTCATCGACGCGAAGAACTGGTCCGGCACTGTCAGCGTCCACGACGGCGTCCTGCGACAGAACGGCTACCGCCGCGACCAGGTCCCGGTGGCCGTCTGCGCGGCCGCCGGGGCCGTCACCGCGCTGCTGACGCCGCAGCACCGGTCCGCCGTGCGCGCCGTGGTCTGCCTGATCCAGCAGCCGCTCAACCCGCAGACGCTGCCTCCCGGGGCCGTCCTCGTCGGACTGACCGGCCTCGCGCCGTGGCTGCGCTCCCTGCCGCCGGTGCTGCGCCCGGAGGAGGTTTCCGCCCTGCACGCATCCCTGCGCCGTCACCTCGCCGGTCCGCACAGCCCCGAGCTGGCCACCACGGCCGCGCTGGCCCAGCGGGCCCCGACCGTCCTGGCTCGGCCCACCGGTCTGCCACGTAACCCGCCACGGATGCCGCCAGGTCGTCGCGGGCCGTCCGTCGGCAGGGGAGTGCCGTCGTCCGAGGGGGGTCGCGGACTCAAGGCCGCCGTCGCCGTGGGTGTGATCGTCATGTCCCTGCTGTGGCTGAACAGCCTCACCGCGGGCCTGCTCCGCGCGACCGCGCCGACCGTGCCAGCCGTGCCGACCGTGTCAGCTGCGTCGCCCGCACCCCCCGGCGTCGTGGGCCAGCCGTGA
- a CDS encoding PPOX class F420-dependent oxidoreductase — protein MTGRSEHALAFISRHHHAVMATTRADGRAAMSPVLATVDDEGRVLVSSRETAMKVRHLRRDPYASLCVFTDRFFGSWVQVEGDVEVLSLPEAMEPLVGYYRLAVGEHPDWDDYRAAMTSEQRVLLRMTVTRSGPAQQG, from the coding sequence ATGACCGGTCGCAGCGAGCACGCCCTCGCCTTCATCTCCCGGCACCACCACGCCGTCATGGCGACCACCCGCGCGGACGGCAGGGCGGCGATGTCCCCGGTGCTCGCCACCGTGGACGACGAGGGGCGGGTGCTCGTCAGCTCACGGGAGACGGCGATGAAGGTCCGCCACCTCCGCCGGGACCCGTACGCGTCGCTGTGCGTGTTCACCGACAGGTTCTTCGGGTCGTGGGTGCAGGTCGAGGGCGACGTGGAGGTGCTCTCGCTGCCCGAGGCCATGGAACCGCTCGTCGGCTACTACCGGCTGGCCGTCGGGGAGCACCCGGACTGGGACGACTACCGCGCCGCAATGACCAGCGAGCAGCGCGTGCTGCTGCGGATGACGGTGACCAGGTCGGGGCCGGCGCAGCAGGGCTGA
- a CDS encoding TIGR02678 family protein, with amino-acid sequence MTQPRVDRPAPAGDLQAAQERRRAARGLLRTPLVTDEDDDSAALLRLVRRHRDELTRTFADGLGYRLVVEPGAARLFKAGLGDDASRPLRRRSGRPFGPRGYALLCLTLAALTRCKTQLLVDELVAEVRSAAGDAGLDVDLDAIADRRALHGALLALVDLGVLTERDGDLEHWAEQRTLSLLDVRRDRLGLLVAAPLASATGPRELLDVAALPSASGGARVAVRRRLVETPVLSVTDLTEDQAEWWRRNRNRERDWFADRFGLDLELRAEGALAVDPLDELTDAPFPGTGSARHLALLWLERLVEVARPAARSADTADRVWWWLGPDVVARAAEDVLAEWGAGLRREHRDNPQAARAEATDVLTDAGLVRPDPGGGWWLHAAAARYAARPTLAAAAPSGEASLFDDEEGQ; translated from the coding sequence GTGACCCAGCCCCGGGTCGACCGTCCCGCGCCCGCCGGGGACCTGCAGGCCGCCCAGGAGCGTCGACGCGCCGCCCGTGGCCTGCTCCGCACGCCCCTGGTCACCGACGAGGACGACGACTCCGCCGCCCTGCTGCGCCTCGTCCGGCGGCACCGCGACGAGCTGACGAGGACCTTCGCCGACGGCCTCGGGTACCGCCTCGTCGTCGAACCGGGCGCGGCCCGGCTGTTCAAGGCCGGTCTCGGCGACGACGCCTCACGGCCCCTGCGGCGCCGGTCCGGCCGGCCGTTCGGGCCCCGCGGCTACGCCCTGCTCTGCCTCACCCTCGCCGCGCTCACCCGGTGCAAGACCCAGCTGCTCGTCGACGAGCTCGTCGCCGAGGTCCGCTCCGCGGCCGGGGACGCCGGCCTCGACGTGGACCTCGACGCGATCGCCGACCGGCGGGCCCTGCACGGGGCCCTGCTGGCCCTCGTCGACCTCGGCGTGCTCACCGAACGGGACGGTGACCTCGAGCACTGGGCCGAGCAGCGCACCCTGTCCCTGCTCGACGTCCGCCGCGACCGGCTCGGCCTGCTCGTCGCCGCCCCGCTGGCCTCGGCCACCGGCCCCCGCGAGCTGCTGGACGTCGCGGCCCTGCCCTCGGCGTCCGGGGGCGCCCGGGTCGCCGTCCGCCGCCGGCTCGTGGAGACCCCGGTGCTGTCCGTCACCGACCTCACCGAGGACCAGGCCGAGTGGTGGCGGCGCAACCGCAACCGGGAGCGGGACTGGTTCGCCGACCGGTTCGGGCTCGACCTCGAGCTGCGCGCCGAGGGTGCCCTGGCCGTCGACCCGCTCGACGAGCTGACCGACGCCCCGTTCCCCGGCACCGGGTCCGCGCGGCACCTCGCCCTCCTGTGGCTGGAACGGCTGGTGGAGGTGGCCCGGCCGGCGGCCCGGAGCGCGGACACCGCGGACCGGGTGTGGTGGTGGCTCGGCCCGGACGTCGTGGCCCGGGCGGCCGAGGACGTGCTGGCCGAGTGGGGCGCGGGGCTGCGCCGGGAGCACCGCGACAACCCGCAGGCGGCCCGGGCGGAGGCCACCGACGTCCTCACCGACGCCGGCCTGGTCCGCCCCGACCCCGGCGGCGGGTGGTGGCTGCACGCGGCCGCCGCCCGGTACGCAGCCCGCCCGACACTGGCCGCGGCGGCGCCCTCCGGCGAGGCGTCCCTGTTCGACGACGAGGAGGGCCAGTGA
- a CDS encoding TIGR02677 family protein, with amino-acid sequence MSQQLPPERLGRDDRVRLEALRYAVNEEAASYLAIMRTFTGAIAGLLSDQSAAEVAQRLAEQGLELDVDTVDARLSYLVEHGNLARSPRETEARSLRDYLANRARYQLTQRGELVQRQVEELLQHTDTAHEVSTEMLGGILDGLRRLHRDDAPALATADPDDVARRIGTVFAQFERLVESTREFYTYLSQVLVRYDLDRDEYQAFKTALLDYLQRFVEEVARRMPQIAEELTALRPLVPALTARANAGSRLMSLDGRQARRARGLDPRDWDGLHSWFVGTPGRDADADGVRRLATEAMRALLVNLRRIAASSDRERSRYADLLRLAGWFDEADDATAHALWAAAFGLYSCRHLAFPADDDADPVPATASWWRTPVAEVPVTLRQRGERKVTGRSGRREDFTDAKRARLAERQAAERRRAAALAEVARHTGEPEVLRISDDARAALLEVLARALTGSGPALGAGGEARADATASTDSQAAFRLAVRRTPGRSTTIASPEGRLVLSDLTLSLTTATDVRTGQQEVSA; translated from the coding sequence GTGAGCCAGCAGCTGCCGCCGGAGCGACTCGGCCGGGACGACCGCGTCCGGCTGGAGGCGTTGCGCTACGCCGTCAACGAGGAGGCGGCGTCCTACCTGGCGATCATGCGGACGTTCACCGGCGCTATTGCCGGGCTGCTGTCGGACCAGTCCGCGGCGGAGGTCGCCCAGCGGCTCGCCGAGCAGGGTCTGGAGCTGGACGTCGACACCGTCGACGCGCGCCTGTCCTACCTCGTCGAGCACGGCAACCTGGCCCGCAGCCCCCGGGAGACCGAGGCCCGCAGCCTGCGGGACTACCTGGCGAACCGGGCCCGCTACCAGCTGACCCAGCGCGGCGAGCTCGTCCAGCGGCAGGTGGAGGAGCTGCTGCAGCACACCGACACCGCCCACGAGGTGTCCACCGAGATGCTCGGCGGGATCCTCGACGGCCTGCGTCGGCTGCACCGCGACGACGCACCCGCACTGGCCACCGCCGACCCGGACGACGTCGCCCGCCGGATCGGCACGGTGTTCGCCCAGTTCGAGCGGCTGGTGGAGTCGACCCGCGAGTTCTACACCTACCTGTCCCAGGTGCTCGTCCGCTACGACCTGGACCGGGATGAGTACCAGGCGTTCAAGACGGCGCTGCTGGACTACCTGCAGCGGTTCGTCGAGGAGGTCGCCCGCCGGATGCCGCAGATCGCCGAGGAGCTGACGGCGCTGCGGCCGCTCGTGCCGGCCCTGACCGCCCGCGCCAACGCCGGCAGCCGGCTGATGTCCCTGGACGGCCGGCAGGCCCGCCGCGCCCGCGGCCTGGACCCCCGTGACTGGGACGGTCTGCACAGCTGGTTCGTCGGCACCCCCGGCCGGGACGCCGACGCCGACGGGGTCCGCCGGCTCGCCACCGAGGCCATGCGGGCACTGCTGGTCAACCTGCGCCGGATCGCCGCGAGCAGCGACCGGGAGCGCAGCCGGTACGCCGACCTGCTGCGCCTCGCCGGTTGGTTCGATGAGGCGGACGACGCCACGGCGCACGCGCTGTGGGCGGCTGCGTTCGGCCTGTACTCCTGTCGCCACCTGGCCTTCCCGGCGGACGACGACGCCGACCCGGTCCCGGCCACCGCCTCCTGGTGGCGCACCCCGGTCGCGGAGGTGCCGGTGACCCTGCGGCAACGCGGTGAGCGCAAGGTCACCGGCCGCTCCGGACGCCGCGAGGACTTCACCGACGCCAAGCGCGCCCGGCTCGCCGAGCGGCAGGCGGCTGAGCGCCGGCGGGCCGCCGCCCTGGCCGAGGTGGCCCGGCACACCGGCGAGCCGGAGGTGCTGCGGATCTCCGACGACGCCCGCGCGGCCCTGCTGGAGGTGCTGGCCCGGGCGCTCACCGGGAGCGGCCCGGCACTCGGCGCCGGCGGGGAGGCCCGCGCCGACGCCACCGCGTCCACCGACAGCCAGGCCGCCTTCCGCCTGGCGGTCCGCCGCACCCCCGGGCGCAGCACGACCATCGCCAGCCCGGAAGGGCGGCTCGTGCTGTCGGACCTGACCCTTAGCCTCACCACCGCGACAGATGTCCGCACCGGGCAGCAGGAGGTCAGCGCGTGA